One Bacteroidota bacterium genomic window carries:
- a CDS encoding transposase, translating to MSRKYKFKNPEGIYFISFATVYWIDVFIRNEYKEIVIESWKYCQKEKGLNIYAWIIMTSHVHMIIGSKTNKLEDVVRDMKSFTSRKLKDAIKENKQESRREWMLWMMERAGRKNSNNNNFQFWQQHNKPIELSDNKIMDQKLDYLHNNPVVDGIVNNPEDYVYSSARDYCGIKGLIDIELIC from the coding sequence ATGAGCAGAAAATATAAATTTAAAAACCCAGAAGGTATTTATTTTATTAGTTTTGCTACAGTTTACTGGATAGATGTGTTTATTCGTAACGAATACAAAGAGATAGTTATTGAAAGCTGGAAATATTGCCAAAAAGAAAAAGGCTTGAATATTTATGCATGGATAATTATGACAAGCCATGTGCATATGATAATTGGAAGTAAAACCAATAAATTGGAAGATGTTGTAAGGGATATGAAAAGTTTTACATCACGAAAATTAAAGGACGCAATAAAAGAAAATAAACAGGAAAGCAGGCGGGAATGGATGTTATGGATGATGGAACGTGCTGGCAGGAAAAATAGCAACAATAATAATTTTCAGTTCTGGCAGCAACATAATAAACCAATAGAGCTGTCAGACAATAAAATAATGGATCAAAAACTGGATTATCTGCATAATAATCCTGTAGTTGATGGGATAGTTAATAATCCGGAAGATTATGTTTATAGCAGTGCCAGAGATTATTGTGGTATCAAAGGGTTGATAGATATTGAATTAATCTGTTGA
- a CDS encoding VCBS repeat-containing protein, with translation MQRILFYLTLLGPACTMLNAQMPDFTYEVIGETDSPMLCQSSLADLDKDGDLDVVVGSNDGQIWYFENTSGQEWPRHTIGSNALTDKAGLVVDIDGDGWSDQVSGGTWYKNPGTKGAEWTRYENGAIIAYDMQAADMNRDGKPEIIAVSQLEGTYIYFPGNTPEKKWKKIRIGDGVPGGIAPLGIADIENDGDPDIIRSNIWFDNLEGDATKWSEHKTLRFVHYQGKFALSSRVYAVDMDGDGDADIVQSEANNPSGSIAWHENKDGKGINWYQHPVATATNQDLHSLCVADFDKDGDLDFFSGGGPMTKDLYKRCFIWENTDGTGNAWTQKEILFKTECIDAMAGDIDGDGDIDIVGKPWNGKTVYLLRNKLK, from the coding sequence ATGCAAAGAATTCTATTTTACCTGACTTTATTAGGGCCTGCCTGTACCATGCTGAATGCCCAGATGCCCGATTTTACCTATGAGGTGATAGGAGAAACCGATAGCCCCATGCTCTGCCAATCGTCACTTGCAGATCTGGACAAGGATGGTGACCTTGATGTGGTGGTGGGGTCGAACGATGGCCAGATCTGGTATTTCGAAAATACCAGTGGGCAGGAATGGCCGCGCCATACTATTGGTTCAAATGCCCTCACAGACAAAGCCGGCCTTGTGGTTGATATCGATGGCGATGGATGGTCCGACCAGGTATCGGGTGGTACCTGGTACAAAAACCCCGGCACGAAGGGAGCAGAATGGACCAGGTACGAAAACGGTGCTATCATTGCGTATGACATGCAGGCTGCCGATATGAACAGAGATGGTAAACCCGAAATAATAGCTGTGAGTCAGCTCGAAGGAACCTACATTTATTTTCCGGGCAACACCCCCGAAAAGAAGTGGAAAAAAATAAGGATTGGTGATGGAGTGCCAGGAGGTATTGCACCCCTGGGCATTGCCGACATCGAAAATGATGGTGACCCTGATATTATAAGATCGAACATCTGGTTTGACAACCTCGAGGGCGATGCCACCAAATGGAGCGAACACAAAACACTCAGGTTTGTACATTACCAGGGAAAGTTTGCCCTGTCGTCGAGGGTTTATGCTGTGGATATGGATGGCGATGGCGATGCAGATATAGTACAAAGCGAAGCCAATAACCCCAGTGGCAGCATTGCCTGGCACGAAAACAAAGATGGAAAGGGAATTAACTGGTACCAGCACCCGGTAGCCACTGCCACCAACCAGGATTTACACTCTTTGTGTGTAGCCGATTTCGACAAGGATGGCGACCTTGATTTCTTTTCCGGTGGTGGTCCCATGACCAAAGACCTTTACAAAAGATGCTTTATTTGGGAAAATACCGATGGCACAGGCAATGCCTGGACTCAAAAAGAAATACTCTTTAAAACAGAGTGCATCGATGCCATGGCTGGTGATATCGATGGCGATGGTGATATCGACATTGTTGGAAAACCATGGAATGGCAAAACGGTGTATCTTTTAAGAAACAAACTCAAGTAG
- a CDS encoding helix-turn-helix transcriptional regulator has protein sequence MKNANTTTWTDLKDQVYGKQGTERRDRLEREFKSLRVGLMLREAREKKQMTQDQLGQVIDKKRSFISRIENDASNMTLKTLYDIVEKGLGGKIKIQIEF, from the coding sequence ATGAAAAATGCAAACACAACAACCTGGACAGACTTGAAAGACCAAGTATATGGAAAACAAGGAACCGAGCGAAGAGATCGTTTAGAGCGGGAATTTAAGTCTTTAAGGGTCGGATTAATGCTCAGAGAAGCAAGAGAAAAAAAACAAATGACCCAAGACCAATTAGGACAGGTTATAGATAAAAAACGGAGTTTTATATCAAGGATTGAAAATGACGCAAGTAATATGACTTTAAAAACTCTATATGATATAGTTGAGAAAGGACTTGGCGGAAAAATAAAAATACAGATTGAATTTTAA
- a CDS encoding type II toxin-antitoxin system RelE/ParE family toxin, whose protein sequence is MERIRSVIAYKGYFKEFLIEQPQKVQDKIFKIIEIIEFQQRIPEKYLKHIEGTKGLYEARINLGSDIWRVFCFFDKGKLVILLNGFQKKSQKTPKSEIDRAEKLMNEYYKEKGE, encoded by the coding sequence ATGGAACGAATTCGGTCAGTCATTGCTTATAAGGGTTATTTCAAGGAATTTCTTATTGAACAGCCGCAAAAAGTTCAAGACAAAATTTTCAAAATCATTGAAATAATTGAATTTCAGCAACGAATTCCAGAAAAGTATCTCAAGCATATTGAAGGAACAAAAGGACTTTACGAAGCAAGAATAAATCTTGGTTCTGATATTTGGCGAGTCTTTTGCTTTTTTGACAAAGGAAAATTAGTGATTCTACTGAATGGATTTCAGAAAAAATCGCAAAAGACACCAAAATCTGAAATTGATAGGGCGGAAAAGTTAATGAATGAGTATTACAAAGAAAAAGGAGAATGA
- a CDS encoding SGNH/GDSL hydrolase family protein → MLILLFFVPALFAQEVIIKQPLRYLALGDSYTIGQSVSSLERWPRQLVDSLEKYGVEIDSFRVIARTGWRTDNLLAEMKNSNLSNDLNLVSLLIGVNDQYQGLSAQSYSLEFDKAIRAALDLVQWQKSSVFVLSIPDYGYTPFGQSRQASISADIDNFNAVNKSITQAYGIAYYDITPISRLGLQIPEYVASDGLHPSGTMYTEWVKILLEDFRGQLDYSTSVNETEDFLVVHYNALLNKIVVSPVEKQSLFRLFSIGGQLVLSQALASGSSTEIGLGDIPVGLYFYQIQSDSRFLQAGKILVDPSLK, encoded by the coding sequence ATGCTTATATTACTGTTTTTTGTTCCAGCCTTGTTCGCCCAGGAGGTAATTATTAAACAACCCTTGCGTTACCTGGCTTTGGGCGATTCATATACTATTGGCCAGAGTGTATCGTCGTTGGAACGATGGCCCAGGCAGCTGGTCGATTCACTCGAAAAGTATGGCGTCGAAATTGATTCGTTCCGTGTCATTGCCAGAACCGGTTGGCGCACCGACAACCTGCTGGCTGAGATGAAAAATTCCAATTTATCCAACGACTTAAACCTCGTATCGCTGCTTATTGGCGTCAACGACCAATACCAAGGCCTTAGTGCACAGAGCTACAGCCTTGAATTCGACAAAGCAATTCGAGCAGCCCTCGATCTTGTTCAATGGCAGAAATCTTCGGTTTTCGTGTTGTCTATTCCAGATTATGGATACACGCCCTTTGGACAAAGCCGTCAGGCTTCCATCAGTGCAGACATCGATAATTTTAATGCAGTAAACAAAAGTATTACCCAGGCCTATGGAATCGCCTATTACGATATTACCCCCATTAGCCGGTTGGGCCTCCAAATACCTGAATACGTGGCTTCCGATGGACTTCATCCATCGGGCACGATGTACACCGAATGGGTAAAAATACTTTTAGAGGACTTTCGCGGGCAACTCGATTATTCCACCTCTGTCAATGAAACCGAAGATTTCCTTGTTGTGCATTACAATGCGCTACTAAATAAAATAGTAGTTTCACCTGTTGAAAAACAATCCTTGTTCCGGCTATTCAGTATTGGTGGTCAATTAGTCCTTTCTCAGGCACTCGCATCCGGAAGTTCCACTGAAATAGGACTTGGCGATATTCCCGTTGGACTCTACTTTTATCAAATACAATCCGACAGCAGGTTTCTGCAGGCTGGTAAAATTCTTGTAGATCCGTCCTTGAAATAA
- a CDS encoding DUF1987 domain-containing protein: MENLIIHATKVSPEIVLQGDGKLRIEGKIITENAMVTFEPIFIWLSDFHNPYVEFNIDLEYINTSASMQLFSLLRKLDADANISSVVVNWYYEEDDEEHLETGQLFEEKLERIVFHYKLHQQRGAA; encoded by the coding sequence ATGGAAAACTTAATTATTCACGCCACCAAAGTATCGCCTGAAATAGTGTTGCAAGGCGATGGAAAACTCAGAATCGAAGGGAAAATAATTACTGAAAATGCCATGGTAACCTTTGAACCAATTTTCATCTGGCTTAGCGATTTTCACAATCCTTATGTCGAATTCAACATTGACCTGGAGTACATTAACACAAGTGCATCGATGCAGCTTTTTTCTTTGCTCCGCAAACTTGATGCCGATGCAAACATAAGCTCAGTTGTGGTGAATTGGTATTACGAAGAAGACGATGAAGAGCACCTCGAGACCGGGCAGCTATTCGAGGAAAAGCTGGAGCGGATTGTATTCCATTACAAATTACATCAGCAAAGGGGCGCTGCTTAA
- a CDS encoding alpha/beta fold hydrolase, translating to MYTAARIFLVVIALAFLSTLMQAQEKVVYKAPDKVPITADLYAPNAPMATFIILFHQAKYSRGEYLEIAPKLNKQGFNCLAVDLRSGEAINNVRNETFAYADSLQMKTRYIDAYDDMRASVSYVRSKYPNAKVIIWGSSYSASLAIKMAADYPTGISAVVAFSPGEYFAAYGWSRDIVKMSASRVKCPVFITSSKTEVAEWQGIYDAIPVATKVSFVPNATGKHGSKALWSDFPENTEYWTAINKFLAQYK from the coding sequence ATGTATACAGCAGCACGTATTTTTTTGGTGGTAATAGCCCTTGCATTTCTTTCTACCCTGATGCAGGCCCAGGAAAAGGTAGTTTACAAGGCACCTGACAAAGTACCGATAACTGCCGATTTGTATGCTCCTAACGCACCAATGGCTACTTTCATTATACTCTTCCATCAGGCTAAGTACAGCAGAGGCGAATACCTCGAAATTGCCCCTAAATTAAACAAGCAGGGATTTAACTGTCTGGCAGTGGATCTTCGGAGCGGCGAAGCCATAAATAACGTACGAAACGAAACTTTTGCCTATGCCGACAGCTTGCAAATGAAAACCCGTTACATCGATGCATACGACGATATGCGTGCTTCGGTATCTTATGTGCGAAGCAAATACCCTAATGCGAAGGTAATTATCTGGGGCAGTTCCTATTCAGCCTCGCTGGCTATTAAAATGGCTGCCGATTACCCCACAGGAATTTCGGCAGTGGTAGCTTTTTCGCCCGGCGAATATTTTGCTGCCTATGGCTGGAGTCGCGATATTGTTAAAATGTCGGCTAGTCGTGTAAAATGTCCGGTTTTTATAACTTCGAGCAAAACAGAGGTGGCCGAGTGGCAGGGTATTTACGATGCCATTCCGGTTGCTACGAAAGTAAGTTTTGTGCCCAATGCTACGGGCAAACATGGATCAAAGGCTTTGTGGAGCGATTTTCCGGAAAATACAGAATATTGGACTGCTATTAATAAGTTTTTAGCACAGTATAAATGA
- a CDS encoding J domain-containing protein: MSYFAGVVTQDELKSTYRKLVKKYHPDKGGSNEIMKMINYEYARYLKAFNYKPENLQKVKVGCFVYVNKSKCIVTGVEEKCFRARSLKTFREAYFSKETGFALLNFKFQATLSEV, from the coding sequence ATGAGCTATTTTGCCGGAGTTGTAACACAAGACGAACTGAAAAGCACTTATAGGAAACTGGTGAAGAAATACCATCCGGATAAGGGCGGAAGCAATGAAATCATGAAAATGATTAACTACGAATATGCACGCTACCTCAAAGCCTTTAATTATAAACCCGAAAACCTTCAGAAGGTTAAAGTAGGTTGTTTTGTGTATGTCAATAAAAGTAAGTGCATCGTAACAGGGGTTGAAGAAAAATGCTTCAGGGCGCGTTCGCTAAAAACTTTTCGCGAAGCATATTTTAGCAAGGAAACAGGCTTTGCCCTTTTAAACTTTAAATTTCAGGCCACCCTGTCGGAGGTTTAA